One genomic window of Medicago truncatula cultivar Jemalong A17 chromosome 1, MtrunA17r5.0-ANR, whole genome shotgun sequence includes the following:
- the LOC11430374 gene encoding uncharacterized protein has product MRLISKSFIFSLSILVMLSSTTYSQLRSPKVIQSTTYLSKEFEVGPGEVAAKQMFDIEFPKGHVGIKSFDVDLVDEHGNFIPLYETYIHHWYILKYIIKKNTSVSHDPNDHTKPYGEPIFKRNDGTCNNGILPHQWGSGGETRGTITKLPYPFAVGIGNPANITEGWEEKWLLGLLLIDTRGAKNKKICIQCRCDQFNLPEIFYNVTFGFHGKVTPEYKA; this is encoded by the coding sequence ATgagattaatctctaaatcGTTTATTTTCTCATTATCAATACTTGTGATGCTATCAAGCACAACTTATTCACAACTACGGTCTCCAAAAGTTATTCAATCAACAACATATTTGTCAAAAGAGTTTGAAGTGGGACCTGGAGAAGTCGCGGCAAAACAAATGTTTGATATTGAATTTCCAAAGGGTCATGTTGGAATCAAGAGCTTTGATGTTGATCTAGTTGATGAACATGGAAACTTTATACCATTGTATGAAACTTACATTCATCATtggtatattttaaaatatattataaagaaGAATACGTCAGTGTCACACGATCCAAATGATCATACCAAACCTTATGGggaacccattttcaaaagaaatgaTGGAACATGCAACAATGGTATTCTTCCACATCAATGGGGTTCTGGAGGTGAAACACGAGGAACAATTACAAAACTTCCTTATCCTTTTGCGGTTGGAATAGGTAACCCTGCAAATATTACAGAAGGGTGGGAAGAGAAATGGTTGTTGGGTCTGCTGCTCATTGATACACGAGGCgctaaaaataagaaaatttgcATTCAATGTAGGTGTGACCAGTTTAATCTCccagaaattttttataatgtgACATTTGGATTCCATGGAAAAGTGACTCCTGAATATAAAGCATGA